GCACGGAAGCGCGCAAAGAGGGCAAATCCCCCTCCCGCTACCAAACTTCCCGCAACAAAAAGCTGAAAACGGAAAAGATCGAGATCCGGAAGTACAACCCGGACCTCAAGCGGCACACGCTTCATCGGGAAATCAAGTGATCGTTTATGCCACGCAAAAATCAAAAAGAGAAAGACAGCAAAGGCCGCGGCGGGAGAAGCCACGAAACCCGCACCCCCAGGCCCAAGCCCAAGATCGATTTCACCTTCGACGCCCTTGATTTCAAGAACGTCACCCTGCTGCGACAATTCGTGACCGATCGCGGCCGCATTCTGCCCCGCAAATACACGGGGCTGCCCGCCCATTATCAGCGCCGCTTGAACCAGTCCATCAAGCGCGCCCGAGAAATGCTGCTCATGAAGTAGTTCGCGGCTGCAAAGTCCTTGCCACCCCAATCCGCCGTTGCGGATTGG
The sequence above is a segment of the Verrucomicrobiota bacterium genome. Coding sequences within it:
- the rpmG gene encoding 50S ribosomal protein L33 — its product is MPREIVTIECTEARKEGKSPSRYQTSRNKKLKTEKIEIRKYNPDLKRHTLHREIK
- the rpsR gene encoding 30S ribosomal protein S18 — encoded protein: MPRKNQKEKDSKGRGGRSHETRTPRPKPKIDFTFDALDFKNVTLLRQFVTDRGRILPRKYTGLPAHYQRRLNQSIKRAREMLLMK